The Peribacillus simplex genome contains a region encoding:
- a CDS encoding glycoside hydrolase family 13 protein, giving the protein MNKTWWKEAVCYQIYPRSFMDSNGDGVGDIKGLISKLDYLQELGIDVIWICPFYKSPNADNGYDISDYQAVSDEFGSIEDIDLLLKDVHGRGMKVILDLVLNHTSDEHPWFVESRSSRNNPKRDWYIWRDGQDGREPNNWESIFSGSAWKFDERTNQYYLHLFAEKQPDLNWKNTDVRKALYEMVNWWLDKGIDGFRIDAITHIHKRDGLPDMPNPYWHQYVPAFEMHTNQDGILDYLQELKEETFSKYDIMTVGEANGVRIEQAEEWVGESNGKFNMIFQFEHLGLWNRGQNQDVDVLGLKRTMTKWQKGLKNKGWNALFFENHDQPRSVSTWGNDHQYWLESAKMIGALYFFMQGTPFIYQGQEIGMTNVQFDSIDDYDDVGMKNFYRIETSKGRPHDEIMNIIWHSGRDNSRTPMQWNDFENGGFTHGTPWMRVNPNYRAINVEQQINDPSSIYHFYKKMIDLRKKHQVLVYGEYELLWEDHPELYIYTRNMNDNSVMVVCNFSMNHHQIDLSYWGGMELLLANYEDCPEVSLIDLRPYETRVYRY; this is encoded by the coding sequence ATGAATAAGACCTGGTGGAAAGAAGCGGTCTGCTATCAAATATACCCGCGCAGTTTCATGGATAGTAATGGTGATGGAGTCGGTGATATAAAAGGTTTGATTTCAAAGCTTGACTATCTGCAGGAATTAGGGATTGATGTTATTTGGATTTGTCCGTTTTATAAATCGCCCAATGCGGATAATGGCTATGATATTAGTGATTATCAAGCAGTTTCCGATGAATTCGGTTCAATCGAAGATATTGATCTGTTATTGAAAGATGTTCACGGACGTGGGATGAAGGTGATACTCGATCTTGTTTTGAATCATACAAGTGACGAGCACCCCTGGTTCGTAGAGTCACGTTCGTCCCGCAATAATCCGAAACGGGATTGGTATATATGGAGGGATGGGCAGGACGGTCGTGAGCCTAATAATTGGGAAAGCATCTTTTCCGGAAGTGCCTGGAAATTCGATGAAAGGACCAATCAATACTATTTACATTTATTTGCCGAAAAGCAGCCAGACTTAAACTGGAAAAATACTGATGTACGAAAGGCATTATATGAAATGGTCAATTGGTGGCTCGATAAAGGAATCGATGGCTTCCGGATTGATGCCATCACGCATATTCATAAGCGTGATGGCCTTCCGGATATGCCCAATCCTTATTGGCATCAGTACGTACCTGCGTTTGAAATGCACACCAATCAGGACGGGATTCTGGATTACCTTCAGGAATTGAAAGAAGAGACTTTCTCTAAGTATGATATCATGACGGTCGGTGAGGCCAATGGTGTCAGGATTGAGCAGGCGGAAGAATGGGTCGGGGAATCGAATGGTAAGTTCAATATGATATTTCAATTTGAACATCTTGGACTTTGGAATAGGGGACAGAATCAAGATGTTGATGTTCTGGGATTAAAGCGCACAATGACCAAATGGCAAAAGGGGCTGAAAAACAAAGGATGGAATGCTTTGTTTTTTGAAAACCATGACCAGCCAAGAAGTGTATCCACCTGGGGAAATGATCATCAATACTGGTTGGAAAGCGCAAAAATGATTGGGGCTCTATACTTTTTCATGCAAGGCACACCTTTTATTTATCAAGGTCAGGAAATTGGCATGACGAATGTCCAATTTGATTCGATTGATGATTATGATGATGTAGGAATGAAAAATTTTTATCGGATAGAGACCTCCAAAGGTCGCCCGCATGATGAAATCATGAACATTATCTGGCATAGCGGCCGTGATAATTCACGAACACCGATGCAATGGAATGATTTCGAAAATGGCGGTTTCACGCACGGAACACCCTGGATGAGGGTTAATCCCAATTATCGCGCCATTAATGTAGAACAGCAGATAAATGACCCGTCATCCATTTATCATTTTTATAAAAAGATGATTGATCTTCGAAAAAAACATCAGGTGCTTGTTTATGGGGAATATGAATTATTATGGGAAGATCATCCTGAACTTTATATTTATACAAGAAATATGAATGATAATTCAGTCATGGTAGTTTGTAATTTTAGTATGAATCACCACCAAATCGACCTCTCTTACTGGGGGGGAATGGAACTTTTGCTAGCTAATTATGAGGATTGCCCTGAGGTGTCCCTTATTGATTTACGTCCATATGAAACGAGGGTTTATCGTTATTAA
- a CDS encoding alpha-amylase family glycosyl hydrolase, with protein sequence MRKRVLSLALIPLLLFYAIPVGAAEKEQRTWKDEIVYSLLVDRFFDGNIQNNGDANVNDPSAFNGGDFEGVTKKLNYLKDMGYTAIILSPIFANDENGYHGDWVADFYKTDKHYGTLKEFKKLVNEAHKRDMKVIIDFQANNVGPDSTWLTDPKKQDWFHEEKKISQDSSQKDLETGWVDDLPDLNQDNEETREYLLDAAKWWITETDIDGYRINKVQYVAKDFWKEFVDAVKSEKSNFYTIGDVQGDADLISSYKKTGIDAFMAYPINAELREAFAAPDKELKPVFNAFEKSEGELGGDAQQALFMDTQGMPRFTKDAADHNENPGSRWRMALSYLYTMPGVPIVFYGSEIALNGDIAPDNHKLMNFKTEQELVEYITKLSDLRDMYPALVKGDMELLYEKGGASVFKRVYGDETIVVAMNNTTETQTINLTDKELESNKELRGMLNGDLVRSKDNSYSIVIDRETTEVYTLSPKSIINIPYLLVIGLVLLIFGIFIALVIKRSKRNQPK encoded by the coding sequence ATGAGAAAAAGAGTGTTATCACTCGCTTTAATTCCGTTGCTTCTTTTTTACGCCATTCCAGTAGGAGCAGCTGAAAAAGAACAACGAACTTGGAAGGATGAAATCGTATATTCATTATTGGTCGACAGATTTTTCGATGGGAATATTCAAAATAATGGAGATGCGAACGTGAATGACCCTTCCGCGTTTAATGGTGGGGATTTCGAAGGTGTCACGAAGAAACTGAATTATTTAAAAGATATGGGTTATACCGCTATCATCCTTTCACCGATTTTCGCTAATGATGAAAATGGCTATCATGGCGATTGGGTGGCAGATTTCTATAAAACGGATAAACATTATGGGACATTGAAAGAGTTTAAAAAACTCGTGAATGAGGCACATAAACGCGATATGAAGGTGATCATTGATTTTCAAGCAAATAATGTGGGTCCTGACTCCACGTGGCTGACCGATCCAAAAAAACAGGATTGGTTCCATGAAGAAAAAAAGATTTCCCAGGACAGTAGCCAAAAGGATTTGGAAACAGGCTGGGTTGATGATCTTCCCGATTTGAATCAAGATAATGAGGAAACAAGGGAATATTTACTTGATGCTGCCAAATGGTGGATAACGGAAACCGATATTGATGGTTACCGTATAAATAAAGTCCAATACGTAGCAAAAGATTTTTGGAAGGAATTTGTGGATGCAGTCAAATCTGAAAAATCAAATTTCTACACAATCGGCGATGTACAAGGTGATGCCGATCTGATATCAAGCTACAAGAAGACGGGTATCGATGCTTTTATGGCTTATCCAATAAATGCTGAGCTAAGGGAAGCATTTGCTGCACCCGATAAAGAATTGAAACCTGTTTTTAATGCGTTTGAGAAAAGCGAAGGTGAATTAGGGGGCGATGCCCAGCAGGCATTATTCATGGATACACAGGGGATGCCCCGTTTTACAAAGGATGCAGCCGACCATAACGAAAATCCAGGTTCCAGATGGAGAATGGCGCTGTCGTATCTATATACGATGCCAGGGGTGCCAATCGTATTTTATGGATCGGAAATTGCCTTAAATGGGGATATTGCCCCGGATAATCACAAGTTGATGAATTTTAAGACAGAACAGGAATTGGTGGAATATATAACAAAGCTTTCTGATCTCAGAGACATGTACCCAGCGTTGGTAAAGGGGGATATGGAGCTTCTATATGAAAAAGGTGGAGCTTCGGTATTCAAGCGTGTATATGGTGATGAAACGATTGTCGTCGCCATGAACAATACGACTGAAACTCAAACGATAAACCTTACTGATAAGGAGCTTGAAAGTAATAAAGAGTTGAGAGGTATGCTGAATGGGGATCTGGTCCGCAGTAAGGACAACAGTTACTCTATCGTAATCGACAGGGAGACGACAGAAGTCTACACGCTGTCACCTAAATCGATTATTAATATTCCTTACCTGTTAGTCATAGGATTGGTTCTTCTTATTTTTGGTATATTCATTGCTTTGGTTATTAAGCGTTCAAAACGGAACCAACCAAAATAA
- a CDS encoding extracellular solute-binding protein — MKKLIFHLFMSMFLILSVSACGTSSNLENEVVKEKKKKEDEASNEAKPEKLIIWEEKGKAEALKPVIEAFEKEYGIKVEHKELEIATEMYERLRSDGPIGNGKAPDVVTFSHEKVGQIVKEGLIQEVKVKDEVLNAFIEPSISGEMYQDKVFGLPKSVNTSVFIYNKKLMAKAPETMDDLYKMAKELRKGNVHGYYAKWNDFHDSYGVIAGMGGYIFKDKNGKLDPSHIGLNNKGATKGAAYIQKWYKAGLIPKGDKAAIEKLFIQGNLASIMSGDSLTEEKDTGIAPMPELPNGQPMKTLMEIKGWHVTAFTKHPYWSTKLVEYLTNDDNAMQRYDLTGEIPPNKSIKHNAEINENERAQAISIQLQYAEPVPNIPEMNRVWGPMNAAMDEISTQKANPKRALDKAVKTIKKER, encoded by the coding sequence GTGAAGAAGCTGATTTTTCATTTGTTCATGTCCATGTTTTTAATCTTAAGTGTAAGTGCTTGTGGTACCAGTTCAAATTTGGAAAATGAAGTAGTGAAAGAAAAGAAGAAAAAAGAAGACGAAGCCAGCAATGAAGCGAAGCCGGAAAAATTGATCATTTGGGAGGAAAAAGGTAAAGCGGAGGCCCTAAAGCCGGTGATTGAAGCTTTTGAAAAAGAATATGGAATCAAAGTTGAGCATAAAGAGCTTGAAATAGCTACCGAGATGTATGAGCGGCTTCGAAGTGATGGGCCAATCGGAAACGGAAAGGCCCCGGATGTCGTAACTTTTTCACATGAAAAAGTCGGGCAAATCGTGAAGGAAGGCTTAATTCAGGAAGTGAAGGTGAAAGATGAGGTATTGAATGCCTTCATTGAGCCTTCAATTAGTGGGGAGATGTATCAAGATAAGGTGTTTGGATTGCCAAAATCCGTAAACACATCCGTTTTCATTTATAATAAAAAATTGATGGCTAAGGCTCCGGAGACGATGGATGATCTTTATAAAATGGCGAAGGAATTAAGAAAGGGTAACGTGCATGGTTACTATGCCAAATGGAATGATTTCCATGATTCGTATGGAGTGATCGCTGGAATGGGAGGTTATATATTCAAAGATAAGAATGGAAAACTGGACCCTTCCCACATTGGTTTGAATAATAAGGGTGCCACAAAAGGGGCTGCTTACATCCAAAAATGGTATAAGGCGGGTTTGATTCCTAAAGGCGACAAAGCAGCGATCGAGAAGTTGTTCATACAAGGGAATTTGGCTTCTATCATGAGTGGTGACTCATTAACAGAGGAAAAGGATACAGGAATTGCCCCCATGCCCGAATTGCCCAATGGCCAGCCAATGAAAACGTTGATGGAAATCAAAGGCTGGCATGTAACAGCATTCACTAAACATCCTTATTGGTCTACCAAGTTAGTTGAATATTTGACAAATGATGATAATGCAATGCAGCGTTATGATTTAACAGGGGAAATCCCTCCTAATAAATCAATCAAACACAATGCCGAAATCAATGAAAATGAAAGGGCACAAGCCATAAGCATACAATTACAATACGCTGAACCAGTGCCGAATATACCGGAAATGAATAGAGTATGGGGACCGATGAATGCAGCCATGGATGAAATAAGCACTCAAAAAGCAAATCCAAAAAGGGCCTTGGATAAAGCGGTTAAGACGATAAAAAAAGAACGTTAA
- a CDS encoding LacI family DNA-binding transcriptional regulator gives MAITIKDVAQLANVAPSTVSRVIANNPRISEKTKVRVRKAMSKLGYHPNFIARSLANQSTRIIGLVMPSSSNDYYQNPFFPTILQGLSEGAQENHYSLLLSTGKTEDEIYEGVVNMVQGGMVDGIILMYSRMNDHILTYLRARAFPFVIIGKPYDFIEEITYVDNDNVLAAEQATDYLIQLGHERIGFIGGDVTLVMTLDRLSGYERALKRAGIDRRGEYTLHEDFLHEGGQAAAKRLLSIDEPPTALLVSDDLMALGIVHSLREMGVRTPEEISIVSFNNVLFSELSLPALTSVDINIFDLGYQAAKGIIQMLQTGDAPAGTIIPHHFVERHSCRSIKQGAMAMTY, from the coding sequence ATGGCCATAACAATAAAAGATGTGGCACAGTTAGCGAATGTTGCTCCTTCAACAGTTTCTCGAGTGATTGCAAACAATCCTCGGATAAGTGAAAAAACAAAGGTACGGGTACGTAAGGCGATGAGTAAATTAGGATACCATCCAAACTTCATTGCCCGTAGTCTTGCCAATCAATCGACCAGGATCATAGGCTTGGTAATGCCAAGTTCGTCAAATGATTATTATCAAAATCCGTTTTTTCCGACGATCCTTCAGGGTCTAAGTGAGGGAGCTCAGGAAAATCATTATTCCCTGTTGCTAAGCACGGGAAAAACAGAAGATGAAATCTACGAAGGAGTAGTGAATATGGTGCAGGGGGGGATGGTTGATGGAATAATCCTGATGTATTCAAGGATGAACGATCACATTCTGACCTATTTGAGAGCAAGGGCTTTTCCATTTGTGATCATTGGGAAACCCTATGATTTTATTGAGGAGATAACATATGTTGATAATGATAATGTCTTGGCTGCCGAACAGGCAACGGATTACCTCATACAGCTAGGACATGAAAGGATTGGATTCATCGGAGGAGACGTAACCCTTGTGATGACCCTTGATCGCTTGTCAGGATACGAACGGGCATTGAAGAGGGCTGGAATCGATCGAAGGGGGGAATATACCCTGCATGAAGATTTTTTGCATGAAGGGGGACAAGCAGCTGCCAAAAGGTTACTATCCATCGATGAGCCACCAACCGCTTTGTTGGTCAGTGATGATCTTATGGCACTTGGCATCGTGCATTCACTTCGCGAGATGGGCGTGCGCACTCCTGAAGAAATTTCAATCGTCAGCTTCAATAACGTTCTTTTCTCTGAACTGTCATTACCAGCCCTGACTTCCGTAGATATCAATATTTTTGATTTGGGATATCAGGCCGCTAAGGGCATCATTCAAATGCTGCAGACTGGGGATGCTCCTGCTGGGACCATCATTCCACATCATTTCGTGGAAAGGCATTCCTGCAGATCGATCAAGCAAGGTGCAATGGCCATGACTTATTGA